From a single Accipiter gentilis chromosome 8, bAccGen1.1, whole genome shotgun sequence genomic region:
- the IER5 gene encoding immediate early response gene 5 protein has product MEFKLEAHRIVSISLGKIYSARGQRGGLKLHKNLLVSLVLRSARQVYLSEPGCPPEPPPAACGPPEEEPPPCSTAWAAGEPPPPQDEAARGGPRLPGADCEGPRPRRCCCGCSCCCCAVAAAGGGEANRADCATAGAATPPPPHCPRKRSAGERGQAGSPVKKPRREVEEPPPPPGEQEDMETGNVASLISIFGSSFSGLLSKEPKGRRRAPLDSGEAATTTTSPAEAAAEPGQICCDEPVLRTLNPWSTAIVAF; this is encoded by the coding sequence ATGGAGTTCAAGCTGGAGGCGCACCGCATCGTCAGTATCTCGCTGGGCAAGATCTACAGCGCGCGGGGCCAGCGCGGCGGCCTCAAGCTCCACAAGAACCTCCTGGTGTCGCTGGTGCTGCGCAGCGCCCGGCAGGTCTACCTGAGCGAGCCGGGCTGCCCGCCcgagccgccccccgccgcctgcGGGCCCCCCGAGGAGGAGCCGCCGCCCTGCAGCACCGCCTGGGCGGCCGGCGAGCCGCCGCCCCCGCAGGACGAGGCGGCTAGGGGCGGCCCGCGGCTGCCCGGCGCGGACTGCGAGGGCCCCCGGCCGCGGCGCTGTTGCTgcggctgcagctgctgctgctgcgcggtggcggcggcggggggaggcgagGCGAACCGCGCGGACTGCGCCACCGCCGGGGCCGCGACGCCCCCGCCGCCCCACTGTCCCCGGAAGCGGAGCGCCGGCGAGCGGGGCCAGGCGGGTTCCCCGGTGAAGAAGCCCCGTCGCGAGgtggaggagccgccgccgccgccgggcgagCAGGAGGACATGGAGACGGGCAACGTGGCCAGCCTCATCAGCATCTTCGGCTCCAGCTTCTCGGGACTGCTCAGCAAGGAGCCCaagggccggcggcgggcgcccctTGACAGCGGCGAGGCGGCGACGACGACGACGTCGCCCGCCGAGGCGGCGGCCGAGCCGGGACAGATCTGCTGCGACGAGCCGGTGCTGCGGACCCTCAACCCCTGGAGCACGGCCATCGTGGCCTTCTGA